Genomic DNA from Perognathus longimembris pacificus isolate PPM17 chromosome 6, ASM2315922v1, whole genome shotgun sequence:
CGTATTTATGTGTCTTCTGTCCCCGGAGGCAGATGGTCATAATTGAGTGAATAAAAATGAACTGGATAAATTCAGCTTAAACTATATGACTCCCCTCGCCTCTCTTAAATGCTTGTCTTATAAGTAAAAGGGAAACGGTACCGTTCCCTTATAAACATAGCCCCTCGTCTCAGTGCGTGTGAAATAGACGAGTAGCTGCTTGAAAGTTTGCCAACCCAACATGGTCTCATTCCAGGACACAGCATACAATGGTGTCCCCCATCTATACTCGGGAGACTAGTAGCCAAAGGCCAGTAGCTACCCTGGAAGCTGAGAaaggaggatcgcggttcaaagctggTCCTAGCAAGAAAATCTGGGAAACTtgtatctgcaattaatcatcgACTAGCCAAAAAGGAAGCGGAGAGCGCcacccttgagcacagaagctcactGACAGCGCCCAAGCCGTGAGTTCAAggtccctcccaccccatccccggccGGGGAAAGTAGAGAGGAAGGGAGCTAGTTAAGGAGGTACACTAGCATTGCATTTCTGGAGAGGATGAGATGAGGAAATAAAAAACTGCGTTCCAAAAAAAAAGCGTGTTTCCTAGAACGAAGAATCCACACTACACTCTTCACCTCCACAAGACCAGTCAAATCATTCGCGCGCGCGCCTCAGAATGACCCCTCCGCGGAGCCGTGGGCGTGACGTCATCACGGCGCGACCACAGGAAGTAAACGCCTGGCTCCGCCGGGGGTCCTGCGCTGGGCGGGACGCTCAGCCCCAGCTCCCGGCCGAGCCGCGATTTCTCCGCTCCTTCCCGCGATGGACAATGGCGGGGAGTTCCCCGCAGACAAAGGCGGGGAGACTGGAGAGTCCGACGAGACGGCCTCCGCtcccaggggcccggggactACGGACGCCGACGGAGTACCGGAAGAAACTGACGGAGACGCGGACCTGAAGGAGGCTGCAGCGGAGGAAGGCGAGGTAGGGAGAGGGATGGTGAGCGTGGAGGAACACCCGGGGTTGTGTCTCGAGCCGCTCGCCTGAGTCTGGGCTTACTtagcccctccttccctccctccctcccaaactGGTGAATTCTTTCTAAATCTGCAATCTCGAAGGAGAAAGGGGAGCCCCTGCCTTTTCTGTTCCAGGGGTGAAATACTGTGATGATGTTTTTAATCCTCGCCTTTAGGGATTAAAGCTTCTTCtgattaaatttaaattatgCCTCTCGGTTTTCCTGGTGAGGAAATTTAAGATCTGTTGTCACACTAAAACTTAACTGTAATCATTAAAAACCAAGATCGACAACACCCTCTTCaagctcagcttttttgtttaaaggTGGAGAGGCCATCTAAAGGAAGATTTTGAAGTAATTTGTGGTTAAATCTTGTTCTTAACCTCTTGGTACATTTAAATCCTATTAATGACCTAGATGTTCTCATATTAAAACCGCAAACCTATCAGTTGTGCCGCTTCAAGGGCTCAGCAACATTAATCACAGCCTTCTTTGGGTTCCATTTCTAGAGAGAGAatcctggttttggaatgagaaCGTACTGATTAGCCAGGCgcagatggctcactcctgtcattccagctactcaggaggctgagatctgaggaccgcgattcaaagctagccagggcaggaaagtccgcgagactcttatctccaattaaccaccagaaaaccagaagtggcgctctggctctagtggtagagtgctagccttgagctgaagagttcagggataagGTCCAGTcccagaggagggagaggggggggggggcagagagagagagagattgttttgttttgtcatggggcttgaactctggacctgggcactgtcactgagctcgtcagctcaatgctggcgctctaccacttgagccacagcacttcatTAGTGGTTATTTTTATCTTGGCATTTCCTTGCTCTTGTAAACAGACACAAGAGCTGTGATAAACTGAAAGACAGAATTATTTGGGTTATTTTCTTTCACAGCTAGGCTGTAACAATCTCCCTTTGGGAGAAAAACTCTTACACTTGATGCTGTATTAACTGCTTAGAACCAAAGCACTGCTCAATAGATGGGTTCGCTGTGTTATAATGTGATGTCTACTCCCTTACAAAAGCCTGAAAAGTAAGCCAAATATACAACAGGATCTCATTTTTCCAGCTCAAAAGTCAGGATGCCTCAGATTTAACAGCAGCTGAAAGGGAAGATGCATCACTACTTACCCCTGctgccaaaaagctgaaaatagaaaccaaagaaaagaaagagaggaagcaaaaaGTGGATGAAGATGAGATTCAAAAGATGCAGTGAGTTACTTTCTGATTAGTCCCCATTTCTGGCAAattcatacttttttcttttggcctttaATTGAAGTGGCCAGGTGCACTGGCTCAAGCATGTAATTTAACTACTTGAGGAGGGGAGGAATTGCAATTCAAGGCCAGACTAGGcataaaaattcatgaaactgTCTCAACCAATGACTTGGTGCAGTGGTTTGAGTTTGTCTTAGGGCAGTGGCAACCTGTCAATCCCTAGTGACATCAGAAAGCACAATTAGGATCACGGCTCTTGACAGCCCAGATATAAAGCAACCCTACCTTCCTCAAGAATAACCAAGGTAAgcgctgggtatgtggcttaggggtagagtgcttgcttagcatgcatgaagccctgggttcaattcttcactaccacataaacagaaaaggccagaagtagcactgtgggttaagtggtagagtactagccttgagcaaaagaagctcaaggacagtgcccaggccttgagttcaagccccagaactggcaaaaaaaaaaaaaaaaagaagaagaagaatcaaagcaatactcactagatatgggaaaactaggagagagcaagcaaggaaaggggtgacattgttcaaaaggaaatgtactctatcTGATTtacta
This window encodes:
- the Taf11 gene encoding transcription initiation factor TFIID subunit 11, whose product is MDNGGEFPADKGGETGESDETASAPRGPGTTDADGVPEETDGDADLKEAAAEEGELKSQDASDLTAAEREDASLLTPAAKKLKIETKEKKERKQKVDEDEIQKMQILVSSFSEEQLNRYEMYRRSAFPKAAIKRLIQSITGTSVSQNVVIAMSGISKVFVGEVVEEALDVCEKWGEMPPLQPKHMREAVRRLKSKGQIPNSKHKKIIFF